CCGCGGTCTGGCTGGCGGTCGGCGGTCTTCTGCTGTTCGGTTTCCTGGCGATCTTTAGCGCGACCTATCGCTTGCAGATCAAAATCGGGGCCGACCCTTTTACCTACGTTATCCGCCAATTTCTCGCTTTGCTTGTAGCCGGAGCGGGGATCTCTTTTTTTGCTTATCTCGACTACCGGCATTTGCAGAAGGCGGCGGCTGTTTTATACGGGCTGACGCTGGTCCTTCTTCTGGTGGTCTTGTTCGGCGGCGCGGCCGCCTCCGGCGCGCAGCGCTGGATCGCCCTGGGTCCGCTCTCTTTCCAGCCGTCAGAACTATCCAAGCTGACCCTCATCATTATCCTGGCCGCTTTCCTCGCCCAGCGCCAAAAAGTTTCCGGCCTCTGGGAGACAGGGATTATGCTGGCGCTGGTCGGGCTCCCTTTTCTAATGATCTTTAAACAGCCTGACCTGGGGACGGCGCTGGTCTTTATCGCCATCTTTGTCGGTATGCTGGCTCAAGCGGAATCTTCGCCGCGCCTGTTGATCCTCCTGGTGACGCCGTTCCTTTCCGTTCTCCTGCGACCCATTCTGCCGCTCTGGCTGGCCTATCTGGCCGTGCTCGTCCTGGTCCTTTTTTTGACCAGGGCCGAGTGGCTGGACTGGCTCCTGGTCCTCGGGGTTAACATCGGGGTGGGAGTTGCGGTACCTTATATGTGGGCGATGCTCAAGGGATACCAACAAAACCGGATAATTGCCTTCCTTAACCCGGCGGCCGACCCTTATGGCGCCGGTTATCATACGATGCAGAGCAAGATAGCCATCGGCGGGG
This Candidatus Margulisiibacteriota bacterium DNA region includes the following protein-coding sequences:
- the rodA gene encoding rod shape-determining protein RodA → MINFRMLKLSDPAVWLAVGGLLLFGFLAIFSATYRLQIKIGADPFTYVIRQFLALLVAGAGISFFAYLDYRHLQKAAAVLYGLTLVLLLVVLFGGAAASGAQRWIALGPLSFQPSELSKLTLIIILAAFLAQRQKVSGLWETGIMLALVGLPFLMIFKQPDLGTALVFIAIFVGMLAQAESSPRLLILLVTPFLSVLLRPILPLWLAYLAVLVLVLFLTRAEWLDWLLVLGVNIGVGVAVPYMWAMLKGYQQNRIIAFLNPAADPYGAGYHTMQSKIAIGGGGLFGKGFLHGSQTQLQFIPEQHSDFIFSVIGEEFGLLGSLLVVALFGVLIWRALVIADGARDRFGKMLASGVAVMLVFHVLANIGMALGLLPVVGIPLPLLSYGGSSLFMTLAALGILQSVAMRRHKLIF